The genomic DNA TAAAATTTCACCGAAATCCGAAAAACTCTTCAGCTGCTCCATAATATACAGTAATTGATCTCAATAGCCAATTTAATTTTAGAAGCTGATAATGGATCATGGATAGTTTGTGAATGAacctcgaggtaccactgtactgcatttgttttactattatttttttctttacctgTAGTGCTGGTCATTTGTGTGGTATTTAAATAACCTCCAGCAGCATATTCAGATTGACAGTTCCAGTCCACTGGATTAGCGCTTAATGTCATCAGTTTCATATACATCTGGAAGACGTGGTGGACTTTTTTCAGAGCTTCCTTTGGTGAGGTTTCCACCATCTTTATCAACCTTGATGGACTGtcctgaacacacacacacacaaatccaCAAACACATCAAAGCCAACTACCAATATTAAATCTGATATGAAAAGATACTCAACATTTACTTACAGTAATTGATATTTACTATTTAAGTTGTTGCTGCTATTGGGTTAATCATGATTGAGTATCATTTGGAATAGTttgttaaatgtgtttttttaggtTTATTGTATTTCTAGGGCATGTCTTTTTATTTTAGCCTAAATTAACATTAACTGTACTTTGTCAAATCTTCTTGCAtaattctttctttctttctttctttatttttttacctcAATTTCTTCATTTATCTCAGAGATACATCCTTGGGAGTAAAGATAGTAGATAGCCTTTTCGAGGGTGTTGATATATCTTCTGTTGTCTGAGTTCCTAGCATAATGGAATTGTGTTCTCAGAAGCTCAAGTACTTGCGGGATTGCTGCTTTGACGTAACAGACTTTACTCTGAAACACATAATGAACAACTTAATCCAACAATACAGTATATTCTCGTGAGAATATCCTGGCAACGTCTTTGAAATTGTTTGGGCAGATATTTGAAGACAAGATTTTCATGGGTTTAAATTAAACAGATACTTAAAGCAATGCAAGGTAACTTTTCATTTTCGGTTGATATTAGTGACACAGGAGgataaaagcggtagtgttttgccttaaggaagactgtgctTCTCATGAAGACCAGCGCATGAGTGCACAGTGTCAGAAAAATCCTGGTCTACAAGTCGCCTGCAGAAGGATTAAATGGCATTTCTGTTTCCACTAGCTGGGTGAAAGATGAATAGTAATTAGAATCCAGTGGTGGGccactgggggtcccgtggcgtgccgtgccggttggggggctgcggctgtggctcgtggactGGGTGGGCGGGCCTTGGTGggggtaggcgtggggttggtggtgcatcccctcttgccatccctgaaggccggttgatgggtgcgcgggtggcacgggggaccaccctggatcccgggggggggggggggggtgggggggtgggggggacgaTTGCTCCTTTGTTGGGCTGCGGGAAGAGGGATGAGCTGCGCTCAACCCCCAGCCCCTGTCCACCCTCCCTccttccccgggctggctgggtgggggccgtggccctgggttggcgcctgcgtggcgtctccgctcgtctgagtggctgtcgcgcgcctggtggggctcgcgtgcggctggatgtgatagggcgcgcttgggtggggggtcccggtgccgggattggcgatggggcggcataGGATTGGTCgccaatgggcttacactcacaagggattcacacgattactgggttctagttcacagagctgatttgtgtacagtctacccctttcaatcatttagcttatagactcccccacccccatccccctctttccctgatcaacaggccccccacatggtgtcaaccgaaaatacatctagctgacgatagcaccaacatattagtaattggtctagatgttcaatgtatttcttgttgtagtttgtgtttttctttcttctcttgtgtttcttttcttctgttcccccataaccccttcctgttcgctgctttgtcataataaactagGTATGTTGAgtgaccacaatgggagtatgtcagactctcaatgtgaaacataaaaacggttcagactatccgggcactatctgtgtcaaacagctaaacaggacaggtttaggaaaaaaaaaaaaaagaatccagttgtggctaaacaatagcatatgaaaatgttgaaaacagaaatgtttgattttgtaccgTATTCCCCCACCGGCCTATCACCACCTTACAcccaaactcgtcagcgctgatggGTTCGGTTGAAAGGGGGCTCACGCCAGCGAGTAAAAaccaggccaatgtttattctttagTGTCCTTTTATTCTGCTagcctttctttttcttttgtctCCCAGCACAAAACCTTTTGTCTCTTTTGATGCTCTGCTAGCATTCGCATCAACTTAACGAATGGGGACagtgggaagtgacgtatgccgtacagCAGTAAGCAtaattgtacttttttgtttGGCAGGgtttcaaagttaattagtgtcggtgaaagtgatacagacacCCTCAAGATATCAAAGAAGtgccattcaactagttgtcagtcgacatatcacaaatgttatgaacatATTTTATGAGGGTtgtaaagttacctagtgttgcattAAGTTTGAAGGGATTTTCTGATTGTCTGGTGTTGAACATAATGGTAATTGCTCAGAACTCTGAGGAGGTTGATATGTAAAACCACTTACCAAATTCAAATGTTCAGTGAACTGATAAATTATAAAACACCCATGATCCAACTGATTGTCAATCTAGGAGAGGACAAAATGGTGTTAGTATTTTTCAAATACAGTTtccagtacttttttttttttttttttggcttcaaTGTTgagtgaataaatattgaacttcTGAGTAATGTTCTTATGTACTCTGCACAGAATAATATTTTAAGACAACATGGCTTCTCTGACTGGTATGTTTTCCAAGGGCAATTTGTGCGATTATTCTCACAAGGCGATTAAGGCTCCGAAGATGCTGCTGTGTTATCGAGTGTCGGCATGGACCAGGAACACCACCCAATGCCAGGTGAAAGCATAAGATGAGCAGCAAGCACAAATGCCAAGCCTAGAGGAGGAAAGATCATATTAGTAGAATACAaggatcagttcagttcagtttaagtttattgtcccctaagAAGGGGAAACTTGTCTTACAGCAGGTAAGCATACAGATAACAGATAACACAACCActcatacacatacaataaaataacacaGACTGCGAATTTAAAATGCCATAGAAAGTTTTGCATCTAAGTGCAAGAATTGTGCAAATTTAGCAACCGAATTGCACTGGGTAGGAAGGAGTTCTTTGTCCTATTTAACTTAAAACAAGggactctgaatctcctgcctgaaGGGAGGACCTCAAACGAGCAATGAAGGGAATGTTGTACACAATTCAGGATGTGTTTTGCCTTCCTTATGACCTCCCTCTCATAAATATCTGTTAAGGAGACCTGTGGACAGCCTATTATCTTACTGGCGACCTAGACAATATGGTTGATGTTATTTTTCTCCTTCAGGCTAATTCCTCCATACCAGGCAATAAAAGCAAAAGTAAGAATCgatttaataaatgatttataaAACAAGGACAAGATAGCCTTATCAACATTAAAAGAGTTAAGCTTCCTTAGGAAGTACAATCGTTGTTGGCCCTTTTTGCAGATAGACTCTGTATTTGCATCGAATTTGAGTTTACTGTCTATCACAGTACCCATGTATTTATACTGATCCACCACCTCTATACTGTTACCTTTTATGCTAGTTGGTTGAGGAGGAGCTGGTTGTTTTTTCCTAAAATCTACCAACATATCCTTAGTTTTAGAGGTGTTAAGGTGGGGAAAAGATTTATCACACCAACTAACAAATCCGTCGACCACAGGGCCATGCTGGGATTCATGTTTCTGGAGTAGACTGACAATGACTGTATCATCAGCATATTTCAGGATGTGTCTGTTGCTATACTGACTCCTACAATCATTAGTGTAGAGAATAAATAGTAAAGGTGAGAGTACACAACCCTGAGGGGAGCCAGTAGAAGAAACCCGTCTTTCAGAGAGACAACCATTTACCCTAACTCTCTGTGTTCCGTTTGTTAAAAAGTCCATTATCCAGCACACAAGATTACTTTAAATAGTAAATTCTGAAAGTAACTTACTAACTAAAACATGTGGCTGAATTGTAGTAAAAGCTGAAGAGAAATCCAAAAACAGGAGCCTGGCATGCGTACCAGAACTCTCTAAATGTCTGTAAAGGAGATTTAAAAGTGTAATCTGGGCATCCTCTACCCCTCTACCAGCCCTGTAAGCAAGTTGCCCGGGGGTAAAGGGCCCCACCCACCCTGCATATTAGGAATCGTTTGACAATCCTTTCAAATGACCTCATGACCAGTGAGGTCAGTGCCACTGGTCTGAAGTCATTCAAATTGACAGCAGAGTTGTTCTTTGCCACTGGAACTATAATGGACTCCTTCCAAGCCATTTGGACCCTCTTCTGGCTCAAGGAGGACTCAAACATATATGCAAATATGCCACACAGCTGCTCTGAGCAGCACTTTAACAGTTTACCACTAATTCCATCTGGACCTGGACTCTTATTTACtttagattttttaaatatagtcCTGACCTCCCCCTTGGCAACGGAAAAGGGAGTGCACTCTAATTGAGCCAGTTCTTTtgttaaattatttaatttatttgaaaagtcaTGAATGTCAAAACGTGAAAAAAAGGTGTTCAATGCTTCGGATAAGTAATTGTCATTTTTATACATTGGCAATTGAACTGATGTATAAAGGAGGATACAAAGGATATATAAGGAGCACATCAACATATGActgtgctatttatttatttacagttgATTACTATTATActccagtgctggccaaaagtattagcacccctgcaattcagtcagataacgctcaatttctcccagaaaatgattgcaattacaaatgctttggtagtaatatcttcgcttattttgcttgaaatgaaaaaacaactgaagagaatgggggaaaaaatgaaatcataatcactatacacaaaactcaaaaaatgggccggacaaaagtaatggaacccattaaaaaataatatgatgcttctttaatttgtgtaattaacagcaccggttacttacctgtggcacataacaggtggtggcaataactaaatcacacttgcagctagttataatggattaaagttgatttAACCTctttcctgtgtccttgtgtgtaccacattgagcatggagaaaagaaagaagaccaaggaactgtctgaggacttaagaagcaaaactgtgaggaagcatgggtgatctcaaggctacaagtccatctccaaaaacctgaatgttcctgtgtctaccgtgcgcagtgccgtcaataagtgtaaagccctgtggctaacctcactatatgtggaagaaaaaaaaaatttgacaagcgatttcaacgaaagattgtgtggatggtggataaagaacctcgactaacatccaaacaagatcaagctgtcttgcagtccgagggtaaaactgtcaacccgtactatccgtcggcgtttgaatgaaaagggactctatggtaggatacccaggaagtccccacttctgacccagagacataaaaatgccaggctggagtttgccaaaacctacctgagaaagcccaattgttttggaagaatgttaggGCTTTTTCaggaaaggcatcaacatagagtttacatgaAGAAATGAGTCCttgaaagaaaagaacacagtcctcaaaatcaaacatggcggaggttccctgatgttttggggttgctttgctgcctctggcactggactgcttgaccgttcgcctgtcattatgaagtctgaagactaccaacaaattttgcagcataatgtagggcccagtgtgagaaagctgggtctccctcagaggtcatgggtcttcgagcaggacaatgacgcaaaccacacttcaaaaagcactagaaaatggtttgagagaaagcactggagacttctaaagtggccagctatgaggccagacctgaatcccatagaacacatgtggaaagatctgaaaatggtcgtttggagaaggcaccctttatctcagagacctggtccagttggccaaagaagaatggtctaaaagtcCTGCAgatcattgtaagaaactcattgatgggtaccggaagcagttgtgcgcagttattttgtctaaagattgTGCTACCAAGGATgaagctgagggtgccaatacttttgtccggctcattttgggagttttgtgtaaaatgattatgatttaattgtttttttcattctcttttgtgttgtttcattgcaagcaaaataaatgcagatactactaccaaagcatttgtaattgcaatcactttattggagaaattgagcattatctgacagaattgcaggggtgccaatactttttgccagcactgtatgtttaCAGAGAAACTGCAGATGGAACAAGCTGGTGAAAAGATGAATTTAAACAATTTACTGAATTAGAAAAAGTTGTCATTGATTAATGAAATTGCAAGGGCacaatacacataaaatgtacagtatgttataaCCAGAATGGGAATATTTAAAGCATTGTTCCACTGATGTAAAAaggcaaaacatgttttaatggATTGAACACATGGTCCCTCATAATCTCAGTGCAGTCTGCAGGGGTCAAAGGATATTGACTTTGAAAAGTCATGGGAAATGTGTCTcatgccaaaaacaaaaacaaaccacaAAAACCCATGTTAGCCTACCCATGCGTGTGCAGCTGTGAATAAATTAATGTCCACACAAAACTGATTATTTCGGATGTACAAATATTATGCCTGCTTCATGGGTGGTAAGACAGTAACATTAGTCATTCTCAAGACATCACATCGATTGCAAACGACTTTTCTGGGTGTCTTGGAAAACTTTACAAGCATATTTACATGACCAGAAATACTGTAAAGGTTGAACCAGGAAGAGTAGCCTAATCTGTTCtcaaaaaatctaaaaaaaaaaaaaaaaaaattataataataataaagtaaataaataataataataattgcatGCATTGCTTGCACAACtgagtttctaccaaaaacctgattttgaaagaattaaGCTGTTGATGTTTATTGTTATTACATCTCATATGATGTTGTAGTGAATGAGGACAGATGGCattcacataaaatgttaacaaCACTCGTAGAAAAATTCTGCTGCACGCTCTTACAGTATTTAATGGGCAACCTGTTTCTTGCAGTGAGGCAACAATAAATTGAGCTCAATGATCTAAAGTGAGCGAAAAACACACGAAAGGGAGTCATGAAATTAATATGATTTGCTTACTTTATAAACAGTGCTATATTATTGCTGTTAAATTTAATGGTAATgacaatattatttattgcatggTAATATTTTGTTTGATTTGATTGTGGTTTATTGGTCCCTGTGAGAACAAAATAATGAAAGTGACAATTTTGGACTTCCAGTCTAGAAGTATAAGGGAAAAtcaaattttttcaggcatgattCTTTCTTGTATGATCCAGCACTTGATACATTTGTAAAGAAAGAATGGCAAGATTTTATGGATCTTAACAACTTCCCTGACATTTCACCATCACTGCTTTGGGAAAAATCATCTCATATTTAtcatataagaaaaaaaaaaactattacagaatttggaaatgtAATTGGAAATGAATATCAAACAACTGACTAAGGAATACGCCAAAAATCTGA from Corythoichthys intestinalis isolate RoL2023-P3 chromosome 9, ASM3026506v1, whole genome shotgun sequence includes the following:
- the csf1a gene encoding macrophage colony-stimulating factor 1a, which produces MNTYALDFVNKAWHLCLLLILCFHLALGGVPGPCRHSITQQHLRSLNRLIDNQLDHGCFIIYQFTEHLNLSKVCYVKAAIPQVLELLRTQFHYARNSDNRRYINTLEKAIYYLYSQGCISEINEEIEDSPSRLIKMVETSPKEALKKVHHVFQMYMKLMTLSANPVDWNCQSEYAAGGYLNTTQMTSTTGEADGGHTHR